The stretch of DNA TTCTGTCAGATGTGTTTCCACTACAACATCTGGCTCTAAGCTAGCTATAAAAGTTTGTTATTGTCATTGTGTTTTATTTAGTAACATGGTTTCTGCGCAGGCTTCATGTAGTGCCATAATTTTGTGTGAACCAGAAATAAGTGCTTTTAACTGTTATACTTGATGTATCAGGTGTCAAACAACTTTCGCGCTCaagttcaaacaaaaaaattggaCGTGTAGCTAGACCAACTTCTCCTAAATCCCCAGTTCTTAGTGGTAGTGCCTTTGAGAGCATAGAAGGATCAGAGGAAGATGAGAATGCGCCCAATGATTCTAAACTTGACAATACGTACTTGCATATGAATGGGAATCTTGTAAGttcaattattaattattgcAGTCTTTTGTCTTGCTAATTTGAGGTTGCTTTTCTCTATTCCATCCTGAATTAGTATAGTTGTCTTCTCCAATCTTTCCCTACAgtatgaaattataaattaatgagGTTTAAGCTTACTTTAAGCAGGAGCCCAAGTGCGTGTCTCAAGAGTTACATGAGAACATCATCGAGGATGGAAATTCAAAACCATTAACTGCAACTAACATGATCCGATCTCATAGTGTGTCCGGTAATCTGCATAATGTCCAGCCTGATCCTGTGGCAGCTGATATTCTTAGAAAAGGGCCTGAACAAGAAACTTTTACCAAATTGAGAATTACACCTGTTGGTATGCCATCATTATTATCCTGaagtttctcttttcttttttgtttctccGTACAGTTTTGTCCATTCGATTGTTTATGAAACGTACTGGAGTACAAAATATTGCTGTGCGAAGCTTCTTTAATTGCCTGCAAATACTGCGTAAGCCTTTAACATATGATGTTatgttattttttctttgaatcAATCACAGAGACACCAAACGCCGATGAAGTTGAAGTCTACAAAGTTCTTCAGAAATGTCTTGAGTTACGAGAAAGCTATATCTATAAAGAAGAAGATGCTCCATGGGAGAAGGAAATCATAACTGACCCTAGTACTccaaaacctaaccctaacccattTAATTATGTTCCTGAGCGTAGAACTGAGGTAAAATGCACACTATATTTCTGATTAACCTGTGATGCTTGCTGTTTTTCTCATCTATTTATCTAATCTAACTTCCCCTTTCTTTTAGCATATTTTCGAGATGGTTGACGGTGTCGTTCATGTCTATCCTAATAAAGATTGTAAGTGATACTAGTTTTTGTCTTGTCTTTTGTTCGTTGTGATGTCTCCTTTTAATTCTTTTGGATGTCACTCTACTTTAATTCTTGTTTCAGCTAGGGAAAGACTTTATCCTGTTGCTGATGCGACAACTTTTTTTACTGATTTGCATTATATACTTCGGGTCATTGCCGCCGGAAATATCAGAACTGTATGCCATCATCGTCTGAATCTTTTGGAGCAAGTAATTATCTTCTCATTAGAGCCAGTTTACCTTTGGTATCTACACTTGTCTTCTGTTTTCCCGTAAAGTgatatttgttatttttctgGGTGACTATTTCAGAAATTTAATCTTCACTTGATGCTCAATGCGGATAGGGAGTTCCTTGCACAGAAAACTGCACCACACCGGGATTTTTATAATGTCAGGAAGGTTGATACTCATGTTCACCACTCAGCTTGTATGAACCAGAAACATCTGCTGAGATTTATAAAGTCGAAATTGAGGAAAGAACCTGATGAGGTGCATCTACTTGCTTCCCATTTTGAGCAGCTCAACTTGTAATTTCTTTATACAATCTTTGTAAGAAACTTTGCCACTCAAATATGTTGCACTTTATACTTGCAAATTATGTTTTGTAGGTCGTTATTTTCAGAGATGGGACCTATTTGACCCTGAAGGAGGTTTTTGAGAGTCTGGACCTTACTGGGTAATGGAATTTTTTAGGAAACCTTAATAAGCTTATAGTTGTAATGCACGTTGTAATCCTCTCTCTCATTATCTATTTGACAGGTATGATCTTAATGTCGATTTGTTAGATGTACACGCAGATAAGAGCACTTTTCATCGTTTTGacaaattcaatttaaaatataatccTTGTGGACAAAGTCGGCTTCGGGAGATTTTTCTTAAACAAGATAATCTCATCCAAGGTACTGATTTTCATCTCTTTCCAGTTCATGGTATTGGTTgtttttttattgcttattcTTTTGGTTCTATGTATGTGATCCCGGCAACTCATTTGGTGATTTTTGACAAAGCATGCTTTTTCATAGTGGTGTTAGTTGATTTTAGGTTCTTTTTTAAAACAACAAGATTTTCGATGTGTAAAGAAAACTATGCCGATCCTGGAAATGTTTGTGATTACTATGTTTGTGCACATTGGGAGAATCTAATCTGTTTACAGAATATTTGCTTTTACTTTTACAGTTGATGTTAGagaaattcttcttcttctgatcTCTTGCTTTAATAtgttattctttcttttctctaggTCGCTTTCTTGCTGAGCTGACGAAGCAAGTATTTTCTGACCTTGCTGCTAGTAAATACCAGGTGCTGCTTTTGATTCTTATGAATGCTTTCTGTAAATTCTGTATTTATTTGCTTTGTGATTCTTCTCAGTTCTCTCCATATACTTTTGCTATAAATTATGCATAGTGGCGCAAGCATTTTCCCCCAGTAGTTTTCGCTATGCTATTATGCCACTACTTTCAGCCAACATCTTTATAGAGTTACGTTTCTGCATGATTTTTTCCCCCTTTCCAATTGCCTATGCTCAATTCCCTTTATCAGATGGCTGAATATAGGATTTCGATTTATGGGAGGAAGCAAAGTGAGTGGGATCAACTGGCAAGTTGGATAGTGAATAATGAATTATACAGCGAAAATGTTGTTTGGCTGATTCAGGTAAACTTGTGCTTTTTGTTTGTAGTTGTATAGTGTAGTGATTAAACGTGTTAAACTCTTacaatgcatgttaatattctTCTTTCTTGTATAAAATTTCATGCGTGTCTAATTGTATTTGCTCTTTCATCCCGACTTTGttattaaattcaatgatcTAAAAACTTATTATTTACTGTCACCAGTATAGTGTGGCTATCCATTTCTTGCGTGTCTAATAGTTTTGCTCTCGTTACTGGTGATAACATGTGAGACAAGCTTGTTACTATGTGCTACTGCTTTTGTTATTCATCTCACATTAATATTGGGTTTGAACTTACAGTTGTTGTTTTGTGATGACAATCATTCTTGTTGCTAGAAACAATGTTTCCTATCTCCAAAAGTAGTAGGCAAGAATTATATATTTTGCAAGAAATATATAATCTATTTTTTCAATTATGTTGTCCCTTTTCTGGAAggtgataattttattttatttttttttgttgacccATTATTGGATATTTTAGGATGTTCAGAAAGtttgtgtattttatttttctcactGTGGGCAATCcgtttattgttgtattataaAGTAACCTGAAATTTTCTCCTTCGTCTACAGATACCAAGGCTATATAATGTATACAAGGAGATGGGTATAGTTACATCATTTCAAAACCTCCTTGACAAtatctttcttcctctttttgaAGTCACCATTGACCCAGATTCACATCCTCAGCTGCATCTTTTCTTAAAACAGGTCAGCTTAATTCTTGTTTAATCCTTGTagtctatattattttttggtcaatttttaattttgctctAGACATTTTATTTcctaattttaacaattattcCACAGGTTGGATTAAGAATTCTAAAGTATCAATCGGAGTTTCTTTAAAACGTAACTTTAATTTGTTAGGAGCTGATACAGGAAATTGTTGCCTTTTTTTATCTGCTTATATTTTTATACGATATTCTTTGCCTGCTTTGCTTCTTTAATCTGCCAATTGCTACATATTGAAGTCAACTTTTTGTATCTTGAAAATGCAAGAATTGATCTCTGTTGTCTTGTTTGCTTCTTGCCTCCAGGTTGTCGGATTGGATTTGGTGGATGATGAAAGTAAACCAGAAAGACGTCCAACTAAGCATATGCCGACGCCAGCCCAATGGACCAATGTCTTTAATCCTGCGTTCTCATATTATGTGTACTACTGTTATGCCAACCTGTATACATTAAACAAAGTAACCATTCTATCTTTGCTGTATCAATTTCAAGCTCTCTGTTTATGCTTGCTTTGGTCAATTCTAACTTCCCATCCATACATGTTTATATAAAAGCTTCGTGAATCCAAAGGAATGACAACTATCAAATTCCGTCCACATGCTGGAGAGGTATGTTTTGATTGaagctttttcttctttttttttccacggTTTTAGACATGCATCATGTTTACGAAGTTGGTAGTTATCTGCAGGCTGGTGATATAGATCATCTGGCTGCAACATTCCTAACTTCTCATAATATTGCACATGGGGTCAACCTACGAAAGTCCCCTGTCCTTCAATACTTATATTATCTCGCTCAGGTAATTCATAATCGAAGCTGCTTTTACTCCTTTAGAAGTGTTTTGTGTGATATTGTTCTCCCGGTGGTTGAATGCTTGCTGCTTTGGCTGTTATCTTTTATGAAGTATAATTACAGGAAGATAGCTTatattcatttttcttcttctgcaTAATgtatctctttatttttttggtgaaTAGATTGGTTTGGCGATGTCTCCATTGAGTAACAACTCATTATTTCTTGATTACCATCGGAACCCTTTTCAAACATTTTTCGCGCGCGGCTTAAATGTTTCTCTCTCAACGGATGATCCTCTGCAAATTCACCTAACAAAAGAGCCTTTGGTGGAAGAATACAGTATCGCTGCTTCGGTAATTGTTCTAACCACCCCAACCCCCCAcccgcccaaaaaaaaaattattatcagaTGCCCTGGCGTGAATTGAATAGCAGCCTGACTTGTCTCCATTGCTAATTTACAGCTGTGGAAGCTCAGTTCGTGCGACCTATGTGAAATTGCCAGATATTCAGTTTATCAGTCTGGTTTTTCACATGCTCTTAAGGTACAAAGAAAGTGTCATATATGGTTCCTACTTGAATGTCCTATTGATTATAATTGAAAAATGTTGCAGTTGGTGGCAAATGTCACTTGTCATATAATGCTGTAGTGAATTTAATACAAAATACAATACAGCTGTTATTCTTTACTGATATTGGTTTCTATTTACATGCATCTGTTTCTACTTAGAAAAAAGAACTTCTTAAGTTTGTGACTTGTCTTTGTTTTGTCTTTGTTTAGTTACTGTAATGACACCACATGTCATCCATTTAAAGAGTTACTCCTATAAATCATAAATGGGGTTGCTCTGCATAAGATGCTACCTCATTTTGCTACTTTTCATACGCACATTTTTATGTCGTGTAAAGAATTTGCTCTAccttttgccttttctttttacttatataaattgaataaagaTGGGCCTTTTGTCTCTAGTCACACTGGATTGGCAGAAACTACTACAAAAGAGGTCCTGACGGGAATGACATTCATAGAACAAATGTGCCCCACATCAGGGTTGAATTCCGTGACATGGTACGAACTTGATATTCCACTCTCATTTCGCTTGCTGCTTACACTGAAAACATTAAGAACACTTCTCTTTTCTTGGatttccttgtttttttttttttggatactCATTAACTACAATATAAACCGGCAGATATGGAGAGCGGAAATGCAGTTGGTTTTCTTGGGTAATGCGAACATACCTGAATTCATCGATAACTGATGTGTCAGTACTGTACAAGTTTCATACTAATGGTATTGGCTTAGTATTCTGGCAAGTCTTCTATTTTCTTTACAAGCAATTATTATGTTCATTGCTTATATTAGAAGAATAATCTATTTCAGCAAGTCTATTTCCAAACTTGGGAGCTTTCTTTgcagaaaattaattaagatacaGTCAGAAAATCATGCAGTGATTTGCAATGCGAGTCTTCGTAGCAGGGTCGGGTTGGATGCTTTGACGCATAAGCCTCTAATAGTTAGTCTACATTCAGCATTACCATTTACCTAATTAATCTAAATTAGGCATTAACTTTTATCTACTTGCTTTATTCTGCAGAGCCGTTAAATCTTATCATGATCTGTTTGAAGCAGAGACAGTTGGATGCAAGGTGTAAAGTGGAAAGCACTGCCCTACCCAAATCTCGGAGTAGGAACATCCAAAAGGGCattcaaattcataaatttCATAAAGCATGCAGGTGGCTGCATAGTTTTTAATGAAGCTAAGTGTATCAAAAGGAGCATAGAGAAAGAGAATAAGTTATCGTTTTAGATCGACGCGGaaattactataattttatCTACATCTGTGTGGGATAATTACCCCATCTGCGATACTCACGTTAAAACATGTATAGATTTTCTCTACCTGGTACAGCTTGTGTAATATATCAAGCTAAAATTTTGTGCTAGATCTTCCTCAATAGATGGCGAGCATTGGATTGTCGGAATGTAATGCTTTAATTTTCACCTTCTCATTTTCATTTGGTGGTAGAAATTTTGGTTTCTGGTTTTGAAGTGAATCAATATGAAGATCTTCACATCGCTTTTGCAATAATGAAGGCTTTTTCAATATAGAGGTTATTCAAAGATGGAAAGCTCTGAAGATTTGACTTTTGTTATTTTAGTTGTCACGCATTTATGTGATATCATCCCTTTAATTGAACCCTGAAAcataaaaaacttgaatttgaattcgcaTAGTCCTTCGGCTTGTTGGTTAACCTTTCTTATTCTCTGTAGCCTGGACTTGTGAACCTCCTAGATTGGCCCCAGTAAACTTAAAAactactacttttttttttctttttcttttttgtgaatCTCCTTTCACAAAATTGAAAGTCAAAGAACCAAGTCGATTTCGCTTAAAAGCATTGCTCAATAAAATTTGTTAGGTTTCATAGTCAATTAGTAGCATCAGCATGATTGTGACTTGTTTCCAAAGTCAAATAATGGGCGCCTCCAACTTGTTGGAAACAACTATCCATCCTCTTTCCCCCCATCTTCAGGAATTAGGTTAGGCCGATACAGTTCAGTATGGTTAGGCTGATACATCACTGAGGCAGTGCCATTTCCCAGGAATAAAGTGTGAATAGTGTTGAACTAACCAGCCATATACGGAATCTACACAACCAAGACTTTTAATTAGGTGGTAGTTATGGAAACCTTTTCACATGACATCCTAATCTCAGTAGTCGTTTCCTCTGTGTAAGTTTTAACTGCCACATAAAGAAGAAGTGGGTACAGCCGTACAGGGTCTTGGTGTAAGCAAGCCACTCACGTGCTGCATTTGGAATTACGGAAAGAAGGTATTTATATgcggtaaaaataatcaattatttgttagaaaaatattatatatgtttctgTACGTAATTTCTTATTCCGCATGTCACAACAAGTCGATTAGGATAATACTTTTTACTGTCtcattgaaaattgaataagcatatttatatatataattttatcttaactctattttatttactaatattAAATAAGCCTCGATACCGAATCGCACACTCAGCTGTTTTCTAGGCTATTTTCATCTTAGACTAAGTCATGATCAAATCGATCTCACTCTCACACATCCTGGGACCATTTGGTTTTCTTTTGTACTGCAAGTCAAACCATTATCCCAAGCAGCAGGCAAGCTATTTCCTGGTCCCAAGAAATAGTGCCTTCAATCTATTCaagataaatttattgaattgcTATAACCTCGAGAAAGCTTTAttagatttcttttttcttttcttttttctttagaaataagtagcacgctatctaCTTCATTCAATAAAAGAGTGAATTAAGCTATATGGGTGAGGTATCACAGACATGGAGCgaaacaggaaaaaaaagaagaagcctATATATAACTCTTAGCTTTACTTGATTTCAAGGGAAAATTTGGATTCTTTTTTTAATCTACATTGGCCACTTTGGCCCTTTTTTTCCcgagataaataataatttgtctTAGTTAGCAAGATCGGACAAGAGAATTTGTATTTATTGTCTCCTTATTTTGGTTAGTTTCCGTTTAGCCCGACTTCTAAAACTCTTACTCTACGGTGAATTTGAaatgagtgtttttttttccctcaatcCAAATAATGTAGCCTCATTACCTTGTCTTTATTTCTCACCCTATATTCTTCAATCATTACAACTATTCTTAAGATagaccaaattaattaaaatcaacTTGTTCTcgattttcttaaaatattgaAACAACTTGAGGATATAAAGCTATCCCAACTCAATTTATTCTTCATCAACGAGACAACAAACCACTCTAGTTGATGGCTGATccttccttttttgtttttaattgattttattttatgt from Ananas comosus cultivar F153 linkage group 18, ASM154086v1, whole genome shotgun sequence encodes:
- the LOC109724102 gene encoding probable AMP deaminase; translated protein: MDSYTVHLAMAALVGASFAAISAYYVHRKTLSQLLDFARSLERERARDRGGAPDAAAECGDEADALGGPYRRGAGKHHRRKPPGYYRRGGGGGGSVSLPDVTVAAAEVDGEGEGEEEEERRPAMNGTMLSAAAAAEDHRSLPIPPGLPRLHTVPEGVKQLSRSSSNKKIGRVARPTSPKSPVLSGSAFESIEGSEEDENAPNDSKLDNTYLHMNGNLEPKCVSQELHENIIEDGNSKPLTATNMIRSHSVSGNLHNVQPDPVAADILRKGPEQETFTKLRITPVETPNADEVEVYKVLQKCLELRESYIYKEEDAPWEKEIITDPSTPKPNPNPFNYVPERRTEHIFEMVDGVVHVYPNKDSRERLYPVADATTFFTDLHYILRVIAAGNIRTVCHHRLNLLEQKFNLHLMLNADREFLAQKTAPHRDFYNVRKVDTHVHHSACMNQKHLLRFIKSKLRKEPDEVVIFRDGTYLTLKEVFESLDLTGYDLNVDLLDVHADKSTFHRFDKFNLKYNPCGQSRLREIFLKQDNLIQGRFLAELTKQVFSDLAASKYQMAEYRISIYGRKQSEWDQLASWIVNNELYSENVVWLIQIPRLYNVYKEMGIVTSFQNLLDNIFLPLFEVTIDPDSHPQLHLFLKQVVGLDLVDDESKPERRPTKHMPTPAQWTNVFNPAFSYYVYYCYANLYTLNKLRESKGMTTIKFRPHAGEAGDIDHLAATFLTSHNIAHGVNLRKSPVLQYLYYLAQIGLAMSPLSNNSLFLDYHRNPFQTFFARGLNVSLSTDDPLQIHLTKEPLVEEYSIAASLWKLSSCDLCEIARYSVYQSGFSHALKSHWIGRNYYKRGPDGNDIHRTNVPHIRVEFRDMIWRAEMQLVFLGNANIPEFIDN